GTGATCAGGGGAGCCGCAAGGGTGCTAAAACCCTTAATGAAGCGATGGTAGAAATTAGCGAACCCTAAAAAACGCTGTACCAGGCGGAGTGAGGTAGGAGTAGGCCAATGAGCAATGGCCCGGACCTTAGAGGGGTCCATGGCCAGTGTGTTTTGGGCAATACGGTAGCCTAGAAAACCTATTTTCACGGCTGGGGCATTCATTAAACCGAAGAGCATGACTAGATACTCATAGTGGCCAGAGGGTGTGATAAATGCGGTCTTCCACTAGTCACCCACTCTTACCCTGACTAAATTGTAGGCACTCCTCAGATCAAGCTTAGTGAAGATCGTGGACTGCTGGAGGGCCTCAAAGGCAGTAGCCATGTGGAGTAGAGGGTGACGATCTTTGACCGTGACCTTATTCAGTCCCCGGTAGTCAATACAAGGTCCGAGTCCCCCATATTTTTTCCTCACAAAGAAAAACCCTGCTCCAGCGGGAGAGGTGGATGGCTGGATGAACCCGGCTGCCAGAGCTTCTCGTATACAAGTCTCCATATAAGTCGCCCTAGGGGGACTAGTGCCTGGCAGTAACTCGATGGCTAGGTCATGAGCCCTATGAGGAGGAAGGAAGCCTGCCTTTTTCTTGCTGAATACCTCTTTGAGGTTATGGTAAAAGCAGGAACGTGAGTTAGATCGACAGGGTCCGGTGTGTGACCGGTAGTGGTTTCGGGGTCGCTCTTTAGGCATGTGTCCTTGCAGATGGCTCCCCAACTACAGACAGAACGGGAAAGCCAATCTAATCTTGGCATTGGAGCCAAGGAAATCCCAGAATAAGACACATCTAGGGCACGCTAATGACATAAAGGGTGAGCTGTTCTCTATGACCCCCAATACTCATGTCTAGCGGGATGGTCTGCTTATCGACTTCGCCTGAAGTCAAGGCACATCCATCAACGGCCGCTACAGACATAGGCTTATCTAAGTCAACGAGCGGAACCCCCAGTTCTTTGGCCAAAGTGATGTCTATGAAGTTGGCAGCAGCGCCTGAATCGATGAACGCCAAGAGGTGTTTCCTTTCTGTCCCTCGCCAGGTAAGTGAAACGTATGAATAAGCCATTGCTAGGAGGGTTTGAGACAGGGCCCACCAGGACCTCCTCTGTTACTGGCGGACCGCTCCTTTTCCCTGTAGATCATTTTTGGCGTTGATGCCCCTCGCTCCCGCAGTACAGGCATCTACCCTCCTGAAGGCGCACCTGTCTTTCTTGCCTAGAGAGACGTATGTGTGCTAGCTGCATAGGCTGCAGCTCACTATCGGCCTCACGTGGCTCTACAGTGCGTGTGGTGTCAGGCTTAGGTGTAACTGCCTGGTGTTGCAACCGTCTAGCATGTCTGCGTTCGCTGTAACGGTTATCAAGGCGCACAGTGAAAGTGATCAACGCGTCAAGATCAGTGGGAGGATCCCGAAGCACTAGCTCATCTTTGAGCTCATCAAATAACCCTTCCTGATATATAGCCGTGATCGCGTCAACGCCCCATCCACTTTCTGAGGCTAGTGTTCGGAAAGCCAAGGAATTATTTGATACGGTCATTTTACCTGGTCTTAAAGAATTTCCAAAATTTTCTAAACCTTAATTATAGAGGCAGAAATTGGATTCGGTGTTCCATGAATGGCACAGGGAAGCAGTTTATCATAGGCAGTTTTATTTATTAACAATAGTTCTTCTAAATTAGCTAGCTTATTTAAGTTAATGaatacattaataacattaattcATGAGGGCTTTGATAACTTTTCTTCCCAGTTAAAGAGACTACGTTACTTTCGGTTGACATACACCTTAATAATAGCTAGCTAACTTGGCGATCTTGACGGACAGTACTGGTGATTGTGGAAACCTGCATTTTCACAATGCACAGAGCTAAATATAGACATATGTCATGTATGATGAATGTTATACTTTGTTCTTATGTCTAAATAATCTAGATTTCCCTGCATTTGAAAAGTACAATGGAACATTATATAAAATTAGCTTACCCAGTCCTCTTTAAAAGCTTGCTACTAAGACTGAAAACATATACTTTTGATGCTACTACTGGGTAGTTTTAAATACCCACCTAGCAATTTTCTGTGCAACATATATGTTTGTATATGCATTTGGTGGTGTGTACAGTATTTTAGCCATCTCGAGCTAACGGCAAAGGCGGTGTGTTCACGAACGGTTACAGTAACGAGAGTACCGCAAGTAACCTAACTAACGCTAGATGTGGTATCGGAGAAGGATGTTGGCTTAAGTTACTCGCATGAATTTTTCAATCGTTGAAAAATAGGTTGCTTTCCAAAGTGAAATGTCAGGTCTAGAACAAACCTATGAACTGTAAGGTGGCGCTTTAACATCTTGGTTAACCATAATGCTAACGAACATAATTGAACTCCATCAAAAGATGACCAGGAGATGCTGGCACATTCAATTTCTATGTATTCCTCGAGCAAGAAAATGTTATTACTTAACTTGAAATGGGCATTGCGGTCATCAATGGGCAGGTGCTTCAGCACTAACCACACCTGATGGTTTTTAATAGTCATTTTTATTACCCCATATAAGCTTTGACAGAATGTGTctgataaatgtaaatgtgaatttGTATCATAGacataaaaaagaaaatgaGGTGTCATCTAGTCATCACATCATCTGCCATTGGGGCACCAATTGCTCAGAAGACTCTACAGGACTCTAAGCAGTCAGCTCCCAAACAGGTCGAGTGTTTCAGCGACATCCTTGAAATTGCCATCAACTTGAGTGATGAGTATGCTCACTATTTCACATTCAGTTATATATTATCCATTGTTATGGAAATTTAAAAAATGGTCTATATGAAATACAAGTTAAATATGATTTATCTGAAAAATTAATCTGGAGGTTAAGAAAGTTTAAGAGGTTAAACTAATAAAGAAGAGAACAGACTGATGTGTGTTATACGCCCTAAAATAGTTTAGTACATTTAGAATTTAAAATGTTAGAAACTGTTTTGTTTCATATGAGAACAAATGTAATGATCTTGCCTAGTCTCACAATTATGTCTCCAACAAGATCATCAGTGGACCTATCAGACTCCATATGCCAGATCACTGTGAATGAAGTAATAATGGCAGTGCAAGAAGCCGTCTACAGATCTGTAGCTGACAAAACGCCAATATCCCAGAACTGGAAGACTGTAAGGCCTCTTGTGACTGCAGAAGTGGCACACATCTTGACAAACATATTTAATGCTACTCACGCCTTGGAGACTACAGTGACTGGAAAAGATATTCCAATAATGACGGAGGCACAAGAGAACTTTAACCCAGATGTCGTCATGTGTACAATCGTTGTGGTGCTTGATAGCATGGATGGCAGCAGAGGTACAAAATCTGATCTTGTACAAAGTGGAGATCTGCTGATCACTGCTGCTGAACGCAAGGAAGATATAGCTTCAACTAACGCCAAACAGAATTTCACCTGTACGACACTCTTTCTTGGAGAAAAGAACCAGAAGCCACAGGTGGCACAGTTCAGAGCTGTAAGCGAGGTGCTTGAAAGCGCTAAAGACTCTGGATTGTCCTCTGACTGGTTCTGTACCATTTATGGTTTATTTAATGTGGAAAAGCATCCTGGAATGGAAGGTTCGGTTTCTCCATGTGATGGTGGCATCTCTTTGGAAGAGATCAGTAGCACTCAGAATGGTGCTGTTAATGCAGAAAGTAGTTCCAGTATTCAGCCAAGAACACTTGGTTCCTTTTTGGACACCTGCTGGTCTGGTATCTGATGTCCAGAAGAGGAGCAAGGCTTCTGATCATCTTCAGGAATGCAAGTCCATGATTCAGAATTCAGAGAGGAGAACACTGTTATATCAGTATTATAAAAGCTTTTAATTAGAGTGAGGTTTTCTGTAGTTCAAATGAATCTTCTCGTTTACAGCTTCACACACTGAAACTAACGCTTCAACATCCTCAAGAAATAAATGCAGTGGAGGTGGCGCCTCTGGGTCTGCCAGAtgtcctccatcttctcctgGTCCAGAAGCCTGATGCCcatggtgtgtgttctgtccaTGAAATCCTCCAGCAGCTCCTGGATGAGCTCCTCGGACGCCTGGGCCCCGCGTGTGTGGCGGCAGTGCCGAGCCAGCTCCTTAGCTGTAGGTCTGCTGGCAGACGTAGCATCAGTCAGGTGGCCTCTGGACCGCGGTGCCTCCCCGAGCTCCGACTGCTTGGCCTCTTGTAGTCGGGCCACATCCTCCGAATCCCACTCGAAGATGCAGAAGGAGAGGCGGCCCATGAAGAGGCCGTACAGCTGGTGGCTGTCAGTGGTGACACCCGCCGCGAAACGGCACATGAAGTGCCACACGTCCAGCCTGACGACCAGCTGGACCCACGCGTGGAACATGGCGGCCGCCTTGCCCTTGCCCGCGGTGTAACTGCAGTCTTGGTCCACGTAGAGGAGCTGGGGAGGATCCTCTCCGGCTCGCTGGTACCACTCCATCAACTTCATGCACATGGGCAGCAGGCCCTGGCCCTCTCCTGCGACCTGCCCAAACTCGTTGCCGACGTTTGTTGCCCATGCCGCTGTGCCGGGAGCAGCACCACCAAGTTTATTGGTCACCTGAACAGACAGACGAGACACAGCGCATACGACAAACAAACCCACCATAGagaatactgtgtgtgtgtgtgtgcgtgcacgcacatatgtgtgtgtgtatacgcgtgtgtgcacatatgtgtgtgctcCCATACAATCTTACTTTCTTAGAGGAGTCCATTTTTAAAACGGCTCCGTAGATGGAGGTGACCCTGGCCTTTGTCTCCTCAAGCCGTGACGGCACATCCTGGGCATAAACGGTCAGCAGCCATCTTGGAGAGGGCACTGGCACCATCGGGGGCAGCTGGTGGGTGATGGTGCTGGGGTCAGTGCCCGGGACCAGACACTTCTTGAGCACGGCGAGGTACTCGGGAGGACTGGGTCAGCCATTGCTGTCTGTGCCTGACACACAGATGCTTGTACAGCAAGGTCACACTGTTCCCGAGAGTGCAGCCTCGTATCAGGCTCACAACCTCCTTGTCGCAGCAAGGAGCATGCCAAATTTTGACATTTTGACAGCCTACAGCATGCCAAAGCAAAAACACATAAAACCACAGGTCACATAGCAATCAAACACAAGTTCACACAAGCTTGCAAATGCGCACGCACGCTCACCCGTAAGTCAGGATCGCTGGGAACTTCTCCCGATGGACGGGGTCCAGCTGATCCAGGATGTCCTGCGACCATCCCGCCATCATCTTCTTACAGCGGCGGCACTCCAGGTACTCGGTGGCCATGAAGTACCAGCCGCTGAAGTCCAAGACCCTCCGGACGGTCTTGTACATCCCGCAGGCCGTCAGCTTATGGCCCAGCCGACGGCACTCGGGATGAACACACAGCAGCTTGAAGGCCCACATGCGGTAGGGCATCCACAGGAACAGCCTGCTGTGGAAGAAGGCGTCTGGCGATGATGGAGGTTGCATGTACACCAGCCGGGGTCCGGGAGGCGACCACCACAGGCGCAAGTTCAGCGCCAGCCTCCCAGACTGGTCTCTGGTAGGGGTGGGACGCTATAAAAACAATTTATcgaattaattagaagctttgtaattaattaattgaaattaattgcattttaatcgcatttcagtatttaacatgagaaatattaatttaagtttgaatgatgaatgaatgaattaacataatcataaacttcaacatcttgtttatttttccaccagtctactacacagaccaatagatgagtgcagaaaacagagcaaacagttttcagaacactggaaattctgaccaaaaatttgttttgctcaggatattggaagaataagaactgAAGTggttaataccattttagatggtagactttttttaatttcccaggcctctgccacaggcatctccatagtacctagaagtggtcttctgcatgctcaaagcaaatgactggattcatcatctataatatgagctgtcataccaagataattcttgttgctaacaggtccagtgatccagtcagagccacatttgttttacttccctttcctcatcatacagctgctggatttttcttccacattgtctttctggacggcagttcataacttgcatcagttgacgcaatttgcagcgcttcttgtaaagcctggattatactttcgcgagtgaccgtagcacacgactccgcccacctccgcgaatggcggaggcgtttatacttgcctcgtcttaagccttcgaccacagaaagcggtctacagtccacagcaatccatctcaccagtgaattggtcaatttgtctgacgtggactttgacattttgtttcttaatttgaacccagacatgtggtcgagtgt
This sequence is a window from Brachyhypopomus gauderio isolate BG-103 chromosome 16, BGAUD_0.2, whole genome shotgun sequence. Protein-coding genes within it:
- the LOC143477983 gene encoding uncharacterized protein LOC143477983 — protein: MVSAAHQREREGGDASVSPSMANKDALVRYISLFPDVTRAVRERRARDEPSSSGQEGQCLVGFGEHHSVSYRDLYQAQDREKRSYVQWIRQQKVRTGTKMEALQKFIQRRDEQPARDALCACSGYSTPSPRSTSTLRYHLNAKHVGANVQRPTPTRDQSGRLALNLRLWWSPPGPRLVYMQPPSSPDAFFHSRLFLWMPYRMWAFKLLCVHPECRRLGHKLTACGMYKTVRRVLDFSGWYFMATEYLECRRCKKMMAGWSQDILDQLDPVHREKFPAILTYGLSKCQNLACSLLRQGGCEPDTRLHSREQCDLAVQASVCQAQTAMADPVLPSTSPCSRSVWSRALTPAPSPTSCPRWCQCPLQDGC